A window of Oculatellaceae cyanobacterium contains these coding sequences:
- a CDS encoding methyl-accepting chemotaxis protein has protein sequence MFQKMGLQTRLLGSFLLMGGIVLAVGFVGANGTSRLSKHIDTLGNVTIPSVTGLWKVNEGQTQIQSSERALLNTHLTSEKRQVELTRIKDAWKQIDVGFKQYESTFQTEEEKKIYQQFLEDWDRWKVDHQKFLQEYQKFANMGISDPPNRMAALVSQGKQNTPEMRLAKAADTQLDRISEFSANQGLESFNAATDSVIAVIDYNQELGTGAKKSAEKDIQQTNSLMLLGMIVGPGVAIIFGVFLSRTIAKPLGAKISHIVNSIVSSSSEIAATVDQQERTASQQAASVSQTTTTMDELGASSRISSEQAESAANGAREVLTLVDGNNHSDNASVYKGSSLREKVTQIAEQILRLSEQTHQIGSISTLVSELANQTNMLALNAAVEAVRAGEHGKGFAVVASEIRKLADQSKKSAERINGLVMDIQNATNSTVMVADEGRKTVENVVNSINSIAVNTQQISLNSKQQAVAIQQVVDVMNNLNQGASQTASGISQTKVGVQRLNDAAMNLKAVV, from the coding sequence ATGTTTCAGAAAATGGGTCTACAAACAAGATTACTTGGCTCATTCCTGCTCATGGGTGGAATTGTATTAGCTGTTGGTTTTGTTGGCGCTAATGGGACTTCACGCTTAAGTAAACATATCGACACCCTTGGTAATGTTACAATTCCTAGCGTGACCGGATTATGGAAAGTTAATGAAGGACAAACTCAAATACAGTCATCAGAAAGAGCCTTACTCAATACACACCTTACCTCAGAAAAAAGACAAGTAGAATTAACTCGGATTAAAGATGCTTGGAAGCAAATCGACGTAGGATTTAAACAATATGAATCTACTTTTCAAACTGAAGAAGAAAAGAAGATTTATCAACAATTTTTAGAAGATTGGGATAGGTGGAAAGTAGACCATCAAAAATTTTTACAGGAGTATCAAAAGTTTGCCAATATGGGCATTTCAGATCCTCCAAATCGCATGGCGGCATTGGTAAGCCAAGGGAAACAAAATACCCCAGAAATGCGATTAGCTAAAGCCGCAGATACCCAGCTTGACCGCATCAGTGAATTTTCGGCTAATCAAGGACTTGAGTCTTTCAATGCTGCTACTGACAGCGTTATAGCAGTTATTGACTATAATCAAGAATTGGGAACAGGGGCGAAAAAATCTGCGGAGAAAGATATTCAACAAACTAACTCCTTGATGTTACTTGGGATGATAGTTGGCCCTGGTGTTGCAATTATTTTTGGTGTATTCCTCAGTAGAACGATCGCCAAACCACTAGGAGCTAAAATTTCCCATATTGTTAATAGTATTGTCTCATCTTCTAGCGAGATTGCAGCCACAGTAGATCAACAAGAACGCACCGCATCTCAACAAGCAGCATCTGTCAGCCAAACTACCACCACAATGGATGAACTAGGTGCATCCTCCCGCATTTCTTCCGAGCAAGCTGAATCAGCCGCTAATGGTGCTAGAGAAGTATTAACTTTAGTTGATGGTAATAACCATAGCGATAATGCTTCTGTTTATAAAGGTTCTAGTTTGCGGGAAAAAGTTACACAAATTGCCGAACAAATTCTGCGCTTAAGTGAACAAACTCATCAAATTGGTTCGATTTCTACACTGGTAAGTGAATTAGCTAATCAAACTAATATGTTAGCTTTAAATGCTGCTGTAGAAGCTGTACGTGCTGGTGAGCATGGTAAAGGTTTTGCGGTTGTTGCCTCAGAAATTCGTAAACTCGCCGATCAAAGTAAAAAGTCAGCAGAGCGCATTAACGGTTTAGTAATGGACATTCAAAACGCTACTAATTCTACTGTAATGGTTGCCGATGAAGGTAGGAAAACAGTTGAAAATGTTGTTAATTCTATTAACAGTATTGCAGTAAATACACAACAAATCTCACTTAATTCTAAGCAGCAAGCTGTAGCTATTCAACAGGTAGTAGACGTTATGAATAATCTCAATCAAGGTGCTTCTCAAACTGCTAGTGGTATTAGCCAAACTAAAGTTGGTGTTCAAAGGCTCAACGATGCTGCTATGAATCTGAAAGCAGTAGTTTAG
- a CDS encoding IS701 family transposase, which translates to AMPPCFEKWCHRFDDVFNHQAQKKGFRHYLGGLLGESERKNLTQMSNNAVGVVYHQLHHFLTEATWDRQKVNERRLQVMQQCSQTKVRRGFTLIIDDSGHRKSGKKTAGIGRQYIGEIGKTDNGVVLVTTHLYDGVKSLPLDVELYQHASSLPEGKQDPEFIKKPDIALRLVDKCLSRGEKPGVVLVDAGYGNNTNFLKQLELKKLKYIAGLAKNRKVICQLQPEKEKVSLRLDDLAKSLQPEAFAEIQLELELPRTVWVATVEVEISTLSETRTIAIVMNAASFYEATDVSYLITNVAHEKATCEWIVKTYSHRNWVEVFYREAKGWLGLREYQARSIKSLERHLILVFCAYSFIVWQQLTGGLRRRWANKPLNTFTEALSAFRTAISYRFVGWLQENTDFLLYSCR; encoded by the coding sequence TGCTATGCCTCCATGTTTTGAAAAATGGTGTCATCGGTTCGATGATGTTTTCAACCATCAAGCCCAAAAGAAAGGGTTTAGACACTATTTGGGAGGATTATTAGGTGAAAGTGAACGAAAAAACCTCACACAGATGTCAAACAATGCAGTAGGAGTGGTTTACCACCAATTGCATCATTTTTTAACGGAAGCGACTTGGGACAGGCAGAAAGTCAACGAGCGCAGACTGCAAGTGATGCAGCAATGTAGTCAAACAAAAGTCAGGAGAGGATTTACTCTCATAATAGATGATTCAGGGCATAGAAAAAGCGGCAAGAAAACTGCTGGAATTGGGAGGCAATATATAGGCGAAATTGGCAAAACAGATAATGGCGTAGTGTTAGTAACAACTCATTTATATGATGGAGTAAAAAGTCTACCGTTAGACGTGGAATTATATCAACACGCTAGTTCGTTACCCGAAGGGAAGCAAGACCCAGAATTTATCAAAAAACCAGATATAGCCTTAAGGTTAGTTGATAAATGTCTCAGTAGAGGCGAAAAACCTGGAGTAGTATTGGTAGATGCTGGGTATGGAAATAATACGAATTTCTTGAAGCAATTAGAGCTAAAAAAGTTAAAATACATAGCAGGATTAGCAAAAAATAGAAAAGTCATTTGTCAACTGCAACCGGAAAAAGAAAAGGTAAGTCTAAGATTAGATGATTTAGCTAAAAGCTTACAACCAGAAGCATTTGCCGAAATCCAATTAGAACTAGAACTCCCCAGAACCGTATGGGTGGCAACAGTTGAAGTAGAAATCTCAACCTTATCAGAAACTAGAACAATAGCTATCGTTATGAATGCTGCTAGTTTTTATGAAGCTACAGATGTGAGTTATTTGATTACTAATGTTGCCCATGAGAAAGCAACTTGTGAATGGATAGTTAAAACTTACTCCCATAGAAATTGGGTGGAAGTATTTTATCGCGAAGCTAAAGGTTGGTTAGGTTTAAGGGAGTATCAGGCAAGAAGTATCAAAAGCCTTGAGCGACATCTGATCTTAGTTTTTTGTGCTTACAGTTTTATTGTCTGGCAACAATTAACTGGAGGTTTAAGACGGCGTTGGGCTAACAAACCGTTAAATACATTTACTGAAGCTTTATCTGCCTTTAGAACAGCTATATCTTATCGTTTTGTTGGTTGGCTACAGGAGAACACAGATTTTTTACTTTATAGTTGCAGATAA
- a CDS encoding PAS domain S-box protein, translating into MQPAYSKLEDVAHLDEALNTAPCGFLTFTDNGQILAVNATLLQLLGYELDELRGQHINLILPLSSRIFYQSHFFPSLKLHGKVEEIYISLRSKQGKTLPVLLNAVSQERSGVLINDCIFVLLHQRIQYEDELIVAKKNAEAAIHAQNQANAALQQAQIALESKQAELLDTVAKLEQEITRRQQVEASLRSSSARFRRIFDSNMIGICFWNIDGEVEEVNDAFLNIIGYSRDEFFSKNVSWVELTPPEYSSVDQQALDERAATGINSPYEKEFIRADGSRVPILIGGSILEGFSDSGVSFILDITQRKKDERKLQQWADIFQHTSQGLVITTPDNEPLELINPAFALMHGYTVEELIGRSFTCLIAPKCLPDVLEHIHQSLEQNYYSFETEHIRKDGTIFPVFVEINNVRDQPEEISYIIINIQDITERKQAEKEILNSLQKATELNELKSHFITLISHEFRTPLTVILSSTQLLQHYSHKLSDSRKQKSFQQIDAAIKRLTQLLDDVLVINKAEAENLELNPAPINLENFCQELIAEMQLTDGNKHQILFTHTGECFDAVMDEKVLRHLLTNLLSNALKYSPDSKDIEFELSCQNQQATFKIKDYGIGIPSQFFPQLFEAFHRAYNVNNISGAGVGLFIAKKMVDLHQGSINCFSKVGIGTTFTVTIPWNCQPIK; encoded by the coding sequence ATGCAACCTGCGTATTCTAAATTAGAGGATGTTGCTCACTTGGATGAGGCACTAAACACTGCGCCCTGTGGCTTTCTCACATTTACAGACAATGGTCAGATTTTGGCAGTCAATGCTACGCTGCTGCAATTACTAGGATATGAACTCGACGAGCTGCGAGGGCAGCACATTAACCTGATTTTGCCATTGTCCAGTCGCATCTTCTATCAAAGCCATTTCTTTCCTTCACTCAAGCTACATGGCAAGGTAGAAGAAATTTACATTTCGCTGAGATCTAAACAGGGGAAGACTCTACCCGTACTGCTGAATGCCGTGTCCCAGGAACGTTCGGGCGTTTTAATTAATGACTGTATTTTTGTTCTCCTGCATCAGCGGATTCAGTATGAAGATGAGCTTATTGTTGCCAAGAAAAATGCCGAAGCCGCCATTCATGCCCAGAATCAAGCTAATGCCGCTCTGCAGCAAGCTCAGATCGCATTAGAGTCCAAGCAGGCAGAACTATTAGATACAGTTGCTAAACTAGAACAAGAAATTACTCGTCGCCAACAAGTAGAAGCATCCTTGCGATCAAGTTCTGCTCGCTTCCGCCGCATCTTTGATTCTAATATGATTGGTATATGCTTTTGGAATATTGATGGAGAAGTAGAAGAAGTAAATGATGCTTTTCTTAACATAATAGGCTATTCAAGAGATGAGTTTTTTAGTAAAAACGTATCTTGGGTAGAATTAACGCCACCAGAGTATTCATCAGTAGATCAACAAGCACTTGATGAAAGAGCAGCAACCGGAATTAACAGTCCCTATGAAAAAGAATTTATTCGTGCTGATGGTAGTCGAGTTCCTATTCTAATTGGTGGAAGTATATTAGAAGGTTTTAGCGATAGTGGTGTCAGCTTTATACTGGACATTACTCAACGTAAAAAGGACGAACGCAAGTTACAGCAGTGGGCGGATATCTTTCAACACACTTCCCAAGGATTAGTAATTACTACCCCAGACAATGAACCTTTGGAATTGATTAATCCTGCTTTTGCTCTTATGCACGGATATACAGTCGAAGAACTTATAGGTCGTTCTTTTACTTGCCTAATAGCACCAAAATGTCTGCCAGACGTTTTAGAACACATCCATCAATCACTTGAGCAAAACTACTATTCTTTTGAAACTGAACACATTCGCAAAGATGGGACGATTTTTCCGGTTTTTGTAGAAATTAATAATGTTAGAGATCAACCGGAAGAAATTTCATATATTATTATTAATATTCAAGACATCACCGAGCGTAAGCAAGCCGAAAAAGAAATTCTTAATTCCTTACAAAAAGCAACAGAACTCAATGAACTTAAATCGCATTTTATTACACTGATATCTCATGAGTTCCGAACTCCCTTGACAGTAATTTTATCTTCCACTCAGCTATTGCAGCATTATTCACATAAACTATCGGACTCTAGGAAACAAAAATCATTCCAGCAAATTGATGCGGCTATCAAACGCCTAACACAACTTTTAGACGATGTACTGGTCATTAATAAAGCTGAAGCTGAAAATTTAGAGCTTAACCCTGCTCCTATCAACTTAGAAAACTTTTGCCAGGAGTTAATCGCGGAAATGCAATTAACTGATGGCAACAAACATCAAATACTGTTTACTCATACAGGAGAATGTTTTGATGCAGTAATGGATGAAAAAGTGCTGCGTCATCTTCTCACCAACTTGTTAAGTAACGCCCTAAAATATTCTCCTGATAGCAAGGATATTGAATTTGAGCTTAGTTGTCAAAATCAACAGGCAACCTTCAAAATTAAAGATTATGGAATTGGCATTCCTAGTCAATTTTTCCCCCAACTTTTTGAAGCATTTCACAGAGCTTATAATGTTAATAATATTTCAGGGGCTGGAGTAGGCTTATTTATCGCTAAGAAAATGGTTGATTTACATCAAGGTAGCATTAACTGTTTTAGTAAAGTTGGCATAGGCACTACTTTTACAGTTACAATACCCTGGAACTGCCAACCTATTAAGTAA
- a CDS encoding ATP-binding protein, which produces MLKRGKHSRKEIQRVIENLAINAVKYGAPNTPITLTLQQTETQITLIIHNEGNPIALDAQSILFQQFRRTVCAEEQTGWGLGLFLAKSITEAHQGTLGVESAEGKGTSFIIQLPKVTAFEEH; this is translated from the coding sequence ATGCTCAAAAGAGGTAAGCATAGTCGTAAAGAAATACAAAGAGTGATTGAAAATTTAGCAATTAATGCTGTGAAATATGGCGCTCCTAATACGCCGATTACACTTACGCTCCAGCAAACTGAAACGCAAATCACCCTTATTATCCATAATGAAGGCAATCCGATTGCTCTAGACGCTCAATCAATTTTATTTCAACAATTTCGTCGAACCGTCTGTGCTGAAGAGCAAACTGGCTGGGGATTAGGATTATTTTTGGCAAAGAGCATTACTGAAGCGCATCAAGGGACACTTGGGGTTGAAAGTGCAGAGGGCAAGGGGACAAGCTTTATTATCCAGTTACCAAAGGTGACAGCGTTTGAGGAGCATTAA
- a CDS encoding alpha/beta hydrolase, giving the protein MVSNIILRNNVTCFGRGKQPMLFAHGFGCDQNMWRFLTPNFENDYKIFLFDYVGSGKSDLSAYSAERYSNLNGYVQDVVDICEALDLTDVIFVGHSVSSIIGILASLQVPHRFAHLILIAPSPCYINDLPDYLGGFERTDIEGLLDIMERNYMGWASLLAPIVMKNEEHPELTNELETSFCSTDPVIARRFAEVTFLSDNRHDLPKVTVPSLILQCSDDALAPIEVGHYLHRHLLGSTLQVMKATGHCPHMSHPQETLHLIKQYLETVYATCVF; this is encoded by the coding sequence ATGGTTTCAAATATTATTCTGCGAAATAATGTCACCTGCTTTGGACGAGGTAAGCAGCCGATGCTGTTTGCTCACGGGTTTGGGTGTGACCAGAATATGTGGCGTTTTCTAACACCAAACTTTGAGAATGATTACAAAATCTTTTTATTCGATTATGTCGGCTCTGGAAAATCAGATTTAAGTGCCTACAGTGCTGAGCGGTACAGTAACCTCAACGGTTATGTTCAAGATGTCGTGGATATTTGTGAAGCGTTGGATTTGACCGATGTCATTTTCGTTGGGCATTCGGTTAGTAGCATAATTGGCATTTTGGCATCCCTTCAAGTCCCCCATCGCTTCGCTCACTTGATTCTTATCGCTCCCTCTCCCTGCTACATCAATGACTTACCTGATTATCTGGGAGGATTTGAGCGCACAGATATTGAAGGGCTGCTAGATATCATGGAGAGAAATTACATGGGTTGGGCAAGCTTACTAGCCCCAATCGTCATGAAAAATGAGGAGCATCCTGAACTTACAAATGAGCTTGAAACTAGCTTTTGCTCAACCGATCCAGTTATCGCGCGTCGCTTTGCTGAAGTGACTTTCCTCTCTGATAACCGCCACGACTTGCCGAAAGTGACTGTTCCATCCCTCATATTGCAATGCTCAGATGATGCGCTCGCTCCTATTGAGGTAGGGCATTACCTGCACCGCCATTTGCTTGGGAGCACGCTACAAGTCATGAAAGCGACCGGGCATTGCCCGCACATGAGCCATCCCCAAGAAACCCTCCATTTAATTAAACAATATTTAGAAACTGTCTATGCAACCTGCGTATTCTAA